ATCAAAGTGGAGGATGCACTCTGCAATACGGTGCCTCCCTCCTCTGACTCACCTGGACATACTCAGAACTCCCAACTCTGCCCAGCACCTGGGATCCTCTTTCTCCTGCGTCGTTGCCCAGACCTCTCCCTCCTTTAGTCCCAGGTCCCTGATCCCGACTAGGGTCTCAGCATTTCCCTGCTACCTCTTGTCGGTCCAGTTCCACAGTCTCCCTGAACAGCAAATGTCCATGAGGACTGCCCTCCCTTCTCCATCTCGTTGGCCAAGGCTGTGTGTGTCCCATGTGTCCCTCCGGATGCCCCTCTGATGTGCTTCTCCTCTTCATGGAAGCAGCGGCCCTCAATGACCTCTGGGACTGTTTGGGGTCAGATTGGAGGTACCGGAGGTGTTAGGGAGATGCAGGGGGGGATTCAAAGTTGGGGTGGCAAGAACATCCGGACACCACCTGAGCCTAAGAATCTGGCTTTCTCATATGGGAGATTGAAGTCAACTCCTTATTTTACTCATCTGCAGGGACAAGGATTACATTCTTCTGGGTAAAGATGTGGAGCAAGAAGGTAGAGGTCTGTCTGATGAAGAAAGACAATTTTTGAAAGAGTTTCCCATCTTTAAAGCGGAACTAGAAGCGGCCATCACTAAACTCCATGCTCTTGCGGAAGACATGGATAAAGCCCACAAAACATTCACGAAGGTCAGCATGGTGTCCAACAGTGTCTCTGTCATCTCCAACATAATGGGCATCCTGGGTTTAGTCCTCGCTCCAGCAACAGCTGGAGGGAGCCTGATGCTTTCTGTTGCTGCTACAGGCATTGGGTCGGCAGCTGGGGCCACCGGCACCATCACTGACATTTTGAAATACCTTCACAAAAAAAACATCAAAGCTCAGGCCGACATCCAAGTGCCTGACACTGAGCAACACTTGGCCAAAAATGTTGCAAAATGTGCCATTAATCTTGGAATAAACATCAGGAACATCGAGAAGAATGTCAATGCCTATCAGATAGCCAAGAACTACCCCCGCCTGGCCGCAGCTGCCGAGCGTCTCCTGGCCACTGGCCGAGTCTCGTCCCGAACGAAAAAGCAGGTGCAGATGGCCTTTGAAGGTACAGCGATGGTGATGAGCCACACTACTCGCTTGCAGAAAAGTGGGATGGCCTTCCTTGCCCTTGGCATGGACTTGCAAGCCCTCATGAGGAACATGGCGGACCTGAAGGAGGGAACAACTACAGAGTTGGCAGAAGACCTGAGGGCCAAGGCCCGGGTGATGGAGAGACAGCTGACAGAACTCACCAAGCTCTATGAGCACCTCAAGCAAAAGGTAAGGCTGTGCCTTTCCTCAACTTTgggggggatggaggtggggcaggtggaACTGGGGTGCCTGGGCACCCCAGGAGTTCCGGGAAGGGTGTTAAGGAAGCCAATGTGTGAGTGAAGTTTGCATGGATGGTCCTGACGATGTGGGGCTCTTGGAGATGAGGGGCCGGTCCTGACAGACCTGGTCGtgccttctgtttctccctggaTGCTCTCTGAggtgcctgggctggggagagggtctTTCCAGTTGTACAGAAGAGGACACTGAGCCACAGGGAGTGTCAGGGACTGAAATGTGTCCCCATaatattcatatgttgaagctcttCCACCCAAGTGTGACTATTTAGAGATGACAGTTAGGGGAGGTAATTGGGGTGGAATGAGGCCATACCAGTCGGCCCTATGGGGCCGGTGTCCTTatgggagaagggagaagcacATGAGGGGTCTCCCTCAGCCCCTGCCGGCCCAAGCTAAAAGCCATGTGAGGCCACAGCGAAAAGGTGGACGTCTGCCAGCCGGGAAGGGagtcctgaccaggaaccaaactggcCAGCCCCTTGGTCTGGGCCCTTCAGCCTCTGGAACCATCGGAAAATACCTTCCTGCTATTGAAGCCTCCTAGCCTGTGGTGTTCCATCACGATGTCTGGGATGACCATGACAGGGAGCTTATACGACCTGGCCCATCCCCCCAGCTAGGTGGAGTAGAGTCAGGATGACGAGACCAGGGAGCCTGACTTCAGGGCTGGGCTGGATCTGCCCACCGTGGGGCCCTGGGACCCCGAGAGCTGTCCTTGATGGGTGTTTCTGTTTCTTGCAGGAAAAATGGCGATGGTATTGGGAAGGAGTACTCCCAGTGATAGGTGAGGACAAAGCCAGGCTAAGCCCTGGGGCCTCTGTTGGAATaaaggggacagggtgggggtgggcaaggtTGGCAGAGGACAGGCCTGCAGGCTCACTAGCTGGGGAGCCTGCTGGGTCCCCAGGGCACTGTCAGCTAGGGAGTGTGGTGAAGGTCCTTCTGCCCCCTCCATTGCCACTCTGTGACTCACTGCCCATTCCTTCATGATGATGgccgggtggggcaggggtgctaTCTCGGGCACTCGGCTCCTTCAGTCCCCAGTCACTCAGTCCCACAGTCAGTCCGCATCACTTTTCAGTCTGGGCTCTATACTGAGTGCTGATGACAAGACAGTGGGGTCCCTGACGTGGAGGGTGTCACCCGCAAAAAAAAAGGCCTTTCGAAGTGAGAGGGAAACAATTGTCGATTGGAGATCCCTAAGAATACCTATTCTGCCATCAGGGATTCAGGCAGGGGCCCGAATGACATACTGCTCAGAGTCAAaggcaggggtgtgtgtgagagggggGGCATTTCCATGCACAGAAGGACAGCTCTTCTGTGGGTGCAGATGACCCAACACGGGATGCTGAATGCTTTGAATTTTCAGGCCAGTCATCAGAGTAACTGTTTTCTCGGCATCTCTGTGAACAGTTTTGGGCACACAATTGCTGAGGCCCAGTCCGAGGGTCACTGCAACATCGCCCAGATCTGGGGCCAGAGCCGGGCTGGGCAGTCCCTCTGGGAGCTCAGCTCTGGCTCCGTTTCTGAGTGGCTCCATGGGCGGGACTGTGGTTGATAAGGTGTGGCTCCTTCTTCCACTCATGCTGTGCTTGTCTGCTCTCTTCTTCCTCGGCTGACACAAAAGATTGGTTCTGGGACCTCCTCCACCCCCGTGGACCCCAAGACCCAAGATCTGGGAACTCCTTCGGACGTCGGATCTTAGAAATAggtggttttttggtttttgccttgcttttgtttaaaggttttaattattttctatataatgcgttttatttcctttgttttgctttgttttgtgttgttgtttatgTTTTAGCTGCTTCCTTGTCATAATGCACTGatatgaaatacaattttttgaaattctggaaaggaaataaaagagtgGAAGTCACGCACCTTCTAAGGGAGACAGCAGTTTGTCTTTGGCATCGGATTTCCTTCCTGTGCTTCCCGTGAACACACTGACAGGCGCTACGGGGCTGTGATTGGCTGCCCCTGGGCGCCCCCCGTGGGTCCGCAGCCCCTGGGCTCCCCCACACTCTCTCACTCTCCTTTGTCTGCAGACCCGCTACTTCCCCGCACACTGTGTTCACGCGGAACACCCGCTACCACTCACTGTGCCTCAGGCTGTAAAATATTCTCTTGACTGTACACACAGTCTCTTGACTGTACACATGCATTAGGCCTCCATTCGTCACCGCAATATCAAAATCAAGTCAACCGGCCTATGTAGAAAGAGCGATTTATTGCCTCCTGTGACTAAAAACCTAAGGGGTACATCCGCGCTTCAGCTGTGTCTGGAACCGGAGGGTAAAAATGACGTCACCAGGCCCCTGTCTCTGCATTTCCCAGACAGCATCCCCGCAGGTGCAGGTTGATGGCCCCAGCACTCCCAGGTgtgcccctcccatctggaaagGGGCGGGGCAAAACCCCAGACTCACTCTGATTGGTTAGGGCTGGGTCACGTGCCTTTGTGTGCCCTGGTTGCTGGGATCCCTGTGGTCTGTGGGCTGAGCGCGAAGCTGGAAGTTGAACCCGGACAGAGGGTGCACTGCACGTCCCTCCCCTGCAGGAACTCTTCGGTCGTTGAAAATTTCTCATCGTCCATGGGAGTAAAACGAGTATCTGTGCACCCAAAGCGTGTTGCATTTCCCCCAGAATGCTTCCCTAAAAACGGAGTCCCTGAACTGGgatacctaaaataaaaaaaatgacctcatgaaggaaaaggagggctCTCCCCCATCCTTCCACATTCATTTGTTACATGCATTATAGGGAATTTGGGGAAGATTTTAAAAGCGCAGGAAAGAGCCCCACTCTCATCGTCACGGGGCACAGCCAGCCGGTCTTCCTCCGGCCCAGAGCTTGCGGAGGCCACTGATCCCACGCGCAGGCCGTCGGTCGTGTTTTCCGCTTCCGTCGCTCTCACGTCTTTGTTGGAATTGGTCACGAATGCCACTCGCTGTAAGGAAAGAGCTCCCTGCACTTGTCACAGCGTTCTCTCCGTGTCTGCGAGTGCTCGGAGTCCCGGATAAGCATCACCAGTAAAAATCCACGGCTCGAACCAGAGAGTCGGCAAGCTTGAGTCGTGTTTCTTTTGTGGCATGTCCGGGAGGGAACCACAGGGAAGAATGAGCTAGGGAATGGAGATCTGAGACTCATCTCTGACGCTTCTGTGCCTGGTGCTATTTCCGAGCTCTGGTTTGTTCAGCCATGAGGTCAGCGTAAATGGAACGTAGCCCGCAGCTCCACCCGGGTGCGGACGAGCGGCGCCCCACTCAGAGTAATGGGGGTCTGGCAGGAAATCCCCTTGCCAGAAATGCAAGAAATGCAAGTCTTTAGCAAAGCGTGGAACCCCAATCAGAGGAGGCGGGGGAGTTCATTGTCCCTGCTTCTCCCCTTCTCAGACTCTCCCCCATGGGGGCAGCAGCTCTTGAACTAactgctcctcccccagctctggcccctcGGCCTTCCTGACTCCCTGCCCAGGCAGCGCCTctgccagctccctccctgccagCCTCCAAGCCCACGCTGCTCCCTGTGCCAGGGCCTCCTTCTCCGAAGCATCATCTCCGACAGCACCTGCAATTCTGGTGGACCGATGCCCTCCCCTCGTCATACCTCCCCACTACGATAATCTACTCCCAGCCAGGGGAAGCCCAGGAACTCTCCAAGCTACTCAGGGTGCCGGAACCCCTGGCtctgttctcctctccctctgggtGCAGCGGGGTTCTTCCTGGGTGCCCCTGAGGGGTGCAGACCCCCTCCACCACGGTCCGTCGGAAGAGAGTTCTGGGAAAACAATCCCTTCTCCCAGACGTCACGTATACCTCACCGAGATGAGGGAGATGCACGTATTCCAATGAAAACGGCCCCATCTATTCCCCGATGCCCCTCGATGCCACAAGCACCACAGAGTGAGGTTTTTCCAGAGTGTTAGACTTTCCAAAGTGGCCAGCGAGTTTGTCCTGCCCATGAGGActcctgtgacctcaggcagTCAACAGTCCTGCCCAtgacctgcccccgccccacactAAAAGCTAACTAGGGATCCCCGTCACCACGCTGCACACCCGAGTGGCTGGCGAAGGGGGGTGGGCCCCGATGGAGGTTGAGAAACCTGGCTATCAGGTTCATTAGCACCTGAGGAGCTGGGGTGTCTCAGGGGACCTCCATGTGTCATTCTGCTGTGTCCCGGTCCACCCCCGCCAACCATGAGCTTCGAGTGGCCCTGAATTGGTGATGAAATGCACATTGTTTTCACCTGGAAGTCACACTCCCTTGGGTCTAAAATCTTGCTTTCAACTGAATGGAAAAGGCTGCTGTGTTCCCACCAGTGCTTAGTGCTACATTCCAAGAACAGGCGTTGCAAAGCCGCCTGCGTCCTTTCTCGGTCtcccaacaaaataaaacatgagtaCGTTAGTGTGATGGGCAGGAAGGCAGAGATATTCTTAATTCGTGGTTACGATCCAGCTGCACAAAATCACAGACAAAACAAGGCTTCCTCTCTCTGATGGCCAAGGTCACATAGAGCAGGGCTGTTCAGTATGCTGGCCAGTAGGCAAGTGGCCACAGAGAATTCGAAATGTGGCAAGTCCAGTTTAAGATGTGGGGTAAGTATAAAGGATCCACTAGACTATAAAGGCTTAGTATGAAAACATACATAAAGTGCCtcactaataatttttataatcatttattttttaatatattttattgattatgctattagttatcCCATCCCCCTCTttagtcccctctgccctgcacaccccctcccacccacattccccccctttagttcatgtccatgggtcatacgtataaattagttggcttctacattttctatactattcttaccctccctctattttctacctaccatttatgcttcttattctctgtacctttttcccctttctcctcctcccactccccccgcTGATAACCTTcagcccaccctgcctggtctcaggaagctgtaaccccccgtgacttaggttgagtgagagacctctgaaccaggagccactaaggagacaaaacttatttccctggcatgaatgctgcctgttctgtgcctggcctcctaggcttgatcagttagccaatgatgggtaagatttcccatggggtgggggaatcgcctaagacaggcatgatcacgaggaggcctctgggaggaGACTCAGGACTGTGGAAATAAAgaggtgatggacatcaacccctgccccttcggctttgtcaaagcctgagtccttgctcttagttgtgagaattccaaatctcctggctgcctttgtctcctctgttgactcaggcctgcggaaataacaggggtggtgcagcccagaccagagctggcggacccccggggtaatcaggcctgggacatagaatgtGTAAGATcttgtgagatctgcttgctggaggatgctattgaattag
The sequence above is a segment of the Phyllostomus discolor isolate MPI-MPIP mPhyDis1 chromosome 2, mPhyDis1.pri.v3, whole genome shotgun sequence genome. Coding sequences within it:
- the APOL6 gene encoding apolipoprotein L6 translates to MSKGSGDKDYILLGKDVEQEGRGLSDEERQFLKEFPIFKAELEAAITKLHALAEDMDKAHKTFTKVSMVSNSVSVISNIMGILGLVLAPATAGGSLMLSVAATGIGSAAGATGTITDILKYLHKKNIKAQADIQVPDTEQHLAKNVAKCAINLGINIRNIEKNVNAYQIAKNYPRLAAAAERLLATGRVSSRTKKQVQMAFEGTAMVMSHTTRLQKSGMAFLALGMDLQALMRNMADLKEGTTTELAEDLRAKARVMERQLTELTKLYEHLKQKVRKNGDGIGKEYSQ